AGGTTGGCAATATTCATCATGAGAACATCAAGATCGGTAAGGCCGGACGTAATCGTTGGCTTGGCCGTCGCCCGAAGGTTCGTGGTGTGGCAATGAACCCGATCGATCACCCGCTGGGTGGTGGTGAGGGTCGTAGTTCCGGCGGTCGCCATCCGGTGTCCCCGTGGGGTACCCCGGCCAAGGGTTACAAGACCCGGAACAAGAAGAAGGCTTCCTCGAAGCTCATCGTCAAACGCCGCGGCCAGAAGTAGGAGTATAAAGAATGCCTAGATCTCTTAAAAAGGGCCCGTTCCTTGACGGTCACCTGATCAAGAAAATTCAAGTGGCTGCTGAAAATCAGGATCGCCGCGTGATCAAGACCTGGTCCCGTCGTTCCACGATCGTCCCCGAGATGGTCGGTATGACTTTCGCTGTCCATAATGGCCGGAAATTCATCCCCGTGTTCGTGACCGAAAACATGGTCGGACACAAGCTGGGTGAATTTTCCCCGACCCGTACTTATTTCGGCCACGTTGCCGACAAAAAGAAGTAGGGGGAGTACATCATGGAAGCCAAAGCAGTAGCAAAGTTCATTCGTGTGTCTCCGCGCAAAACCCGCATTGTTGCCGATATAATCAAGGGCAAGAATGTGGAAGACGCGCTCAACATCCTTCGGTTCACTCCCAAGAAGTCTGCCGAGATTTTGAGAAAAGTGCTTTATTCCGCTGTTTCCAACGCGGAACAGATGCCCGGAGTCGATGTCGATTCCCTGATCGTTGATACGGTCATGGTCAACGAAGGTCCTACCTGGAAGCGTATCCAGCCGCGTGCCATGGGCCGCGCTTATCGCATCAGGAAGCGTACCAGTCACATTACCATAGTAGTGAAGGAACAGTAGTATGGGACAGAAAGTACATCCTTACGGTTTTCGTCTGGGGTATAACAAGAATTGGTTGTCCCGCTGGTACAGCAAAAAGGATTACCCTGCGTTCGTTCTTCAGGACGACCAGGTCCGCAAGTTCGTTAAGAAAAAACTGTTTCAAGCCGGCGTATCCCGTATCGAAATCGAACGGGCCGGCGGCAAGATTCGCCTGATCATCCACACCGCGCGTCCCGGTATTGTCATCGGTCGTAAGGGTGTAGAGATAGAAAAGTTGCGTGAAGAGTTGCGCAACAAGTTTCAAACTGAATTCACCATTGAGGTCAACGAGATCCGTCGACCGGAGGTTGAAGCTCAGCTCGTAGCTGAGAGTATTGCCCAGCAGCTCGAACGTCGAATTGCCTTCCGCCGTGCCATGAAGCGTACGGTGGGCCTTGCCAGGAAATTCGGTGCCGAGGGTATTAAAGTTGCGTGTGCAGGTCGCCTGGCTGGCGCCGAAATCGCACGCGGCGAGTGGTACCGTGATGGGCGTGTGCCTTTGCACACTCTCCGTGCCGACATCGACTACGGTTTTGCCGAGGCGGCCACCACCTACGGCGTGATCGGAGTCAAGGTCTGGATCTTCAAGGGTGAGATTCTGGACAAAGAGGTACAACAGTAATGCTTGCTCCAAAAAGAGTAAAATTCAGAAAGCGGCAGAAAGGCCGCCTCAGAGGCAAGGCCCAACGGGGTAACATAGTGTCCTTCGGCGATATCGGCTTGAAGGCATTGGAGCACGGAAAGATCACAAACCAGCAGATTGAGTCCGCTCGTGTCGCCATCATGCGTCACATCAAGCGCGGCGGAAAGGTCTGGATTCGCATCTTCCCTGATTTCCCCGTCACCTCCAAGCCCGCGGAAGTCCGCATGGGTAAGGGTAAAGGTGCACCCGACGGCTGGGTTGCACCGGTGAAACCGGGTCGTATCATGTACGAAGTCAAGGGTGTTGACATCGAGCTTGCAAAGGAAGCCCTCAAGCGTGCCTCCTACAAGCTGCCGATCAAAACATCCATCGTTGTGAAGGAGGGTCTCTAAGATGACTTCCAAGGAACTTCGTGAACTGGATGACGCCAAGCTGACAGAGAAGCTGTCCGAGTCTCAGAAAGAGCTGTTCTCCATGCGTTTTAAGCATGCGACTGCTCAGCTCGAGAATACCACGGCCCTCTCCGGCGTCAAAAAGACCATCGCCCGTATCCTGACTATTCAGCGGGAACGACAGGGAGCGTAAGAAATGGCTGAGTTTAAATACCAAGGCAACAAGCGCGTGCTCACCGGCCTGGTGATCTCCGACAAGGCTGACAAGACTATTGTCGTCCGCGTCGAGACCCTGGTGAAGCATCCGCTGCTGAAGAAGTACATCCGCCGCCGCAAGAAGTTCATGGCCCATGATCCGGCCAACGATTGCGGTGTTGGCGATAAGGTGCAGATTGTCGAATCGAGGCCCATTTCCCGGCGCAAGCGCTGGCATCTGGTTCAGATCCTCGAAAAGGCCGTTTAAGGGTTAGGAGGAAACATGATACAAGTTGAATCCAGACTCGACGTGGCTGACAACTCCGGGGCCAAGCAGGTCCTGTGCATCAAGGTTCTTGGTGGTTCCAAGCGCCGTTATGCCAGCGTCGGAGATATTATCGTAGTGTCCATCAAAGAAGCCATGCCCCATTCCAAAGTGAAGAAGGGTTCGGTTATGAAGGCGGTTGTCGTTCGCACCAAGAAGGAACTCGGTCGTCCCGACGGTTCTTTCATCAAGTTCGACAACAATTCCGCCGTGCTGCTTAACAACAACATGGAGCCTGTCGGTACCCGTATCTTCGGTCCCGTCGCTCGTGAGTTGCGTGCTGCCGGTTTTATGAAGATCGTATCCCTCGCTCCCGAGGTCCTGTAAGGATTAGATGATGAAGACTAAAATTCGCAAAGACGACAAGGTCATGGTCATCGCCGGGAAAGACAAGGGTAAGATCGGTAAGGTGTTGAAGATTCTCAAGAAGCAGGACAAAGTCCTGGTTGAGAAGGTGAACATGGTCCAGCGCCACACCAAAGCCAACCCCTACGCCCAGCAGCCCGGCGGTATTATCGAGAAGGAAGCCCCTATCCATGTATCCAATGTGGCCGTAGTATGCGATGCATGCACCAAGCCCACGCGGGTAGGGTACAAGAAGACTGAAGACGGCAAGAAGGTGCGCTTCTGCAAGAAGTGCAACGAAACCTTCAAATAGGTATCAGTATGACACGTCTCGAAAAAGAATATAATGAAAAGGTTGTCCCCGAACTCCAGAAGGAGTACGGCTATTCCTCGTCCATGGAGATTCCCAGACTGGTGAAGATCTCCCTGAACATCGGACTCGGTGAAGCTAGCCAGAATAGCAAGCTCATCGATGCCGCTGCCGCGGAATTGACCGCCATCGCCGGCCAGAAGGCCGTCGTCACCCTGGCAAAGAAGTCCATCGCCCAGTTCAAGCTGCGCGAAGGCATGCCTGTCGGTACCCGTGTTACCTTGCGCGGCGATGCAATGTGGGACTTTTATGACAAGCTCGTGAGTTTCGCTCTGCCCCGTGTCCGCGACTTTCGCGGAGTTCCCGATCGCGGTTTCGACGGTCGTGGCAACTTCACCATGGGCATCAAGGAACACACCATCTTCCCTGAGCTTGACATCGATAAGGTTGAGTTAGTGAAGGGCATGAACGTGACCGTATGCACCACTGCCAAGACCGACAAGGAAGGCAAGACCCTGCTTGATCTCCTTGGCATGCCCTTTAAAAAGTAGGAGGACGGAAAGTGGCCAAAACAAGCTTACGTGTTAAGGCACGCCGCACACCCAAGTTCAAGGTACGTGGTTACAATCGTTGTCCGATTTGTGGCCGTCCTCGGGCTTTTCTGAGGCACTACGGCATTTGTCGTATTTGCTTCCGTAACAAGGCTCTCGCCGGGGAACTTCCTGGCGTCCGCAAGGCGAGCTGGTAATTAAGGAGAATTGAAATGGCTGTTGTTGATCCTGTAGCCGACATGTTGACCCGCATTCGGAATGCGTATGGTGCTTATCACACAGATGTCGCCGTGCCTGTTTCCAAGATGAAATCTTCCATCGCGGGTATCCTGAAGGAAGAAGGTTATATCACCGACTACGCTGTCGAGGACAGGGACATCAGTATTACACTCAAGTACACTGACGGAAAACCGATCGTTACTGGCCTGAAAAAGGTCAGCAAGCCCGGTCGCCGCGTGTATGTAGGTGCTTCTGATATCCCCCGAGTCCAGAACGGCATCGGTATTTGTATCGTGTCCACCTCCAAAGGGCTGCTCGAAGGCGCCAAGGCCAAAGAGGCCAACGTCGGCGGCGAGCTGCTCTGCGAAATCTGGTAAAGAGGTTCCGTTATGTCTCGTATAGGAAAGAATCCCATCGATATCCCTTCGGGGGTTGAGGTGTCTGTCGGAGCCTCCGAAATCCAGGTCAAGGGCCCCAAGGGGACCTTGAATACTCCGGTCGATCCGGCCGTCGAGTATAAGATTGAGGATGGCAAGGTGTATGTTTCCCGTGTTGATGACTCCCGCGAAGCACGCGGTCAGCATGGCCTCCGTAGGTCTCTGCTCGCCAACTGCGTCGACGGCGTAACCAAGGGGTTTGCAAAGACCCTGGAAGTCATCGGTGTTGGATACAAGGTGTCCGTTCAGGGCCAGAAAGTTGTGCTCAACGTCGGGTTCTCCCACCCGGTAGAGTTCGATCTGCCCGCTGGCCTCGCGGCCAAGGCAGAAGGCTCCAAGCTGACTATCGAAGGCATCGACAAACAGCTTGTCGGTGAAATTGCGGCTCAGATTCGCCGCGTACGTCCGCCGGAACCCTACAAGGGCAAAGGCATCAAGTACATTGACGAATTGATCCGCCGCAAGGCTGGTAAGTCCGGTAAGTAGGGGTATATGTCATGAGCAAAAGCAAGAATGAACAGAGGCTTCGTCGCAAGCCCCGCATCAGGAAAAAGATCTCCGGCACAGAAGCCAGGCCCCGCCTGGTGGTGTATCGTTCCAACCAGCATCTCTATGCACAGTTGGTCGATGATGTGAACGGAGTGACTCTCGCTTCCGCCAGCACTCAGGTGCTGAATAAGGACGGCGAGACTCTGAAGGCAAACAAGGACTCTGCAACCAAGGTGGGCAAGGCTATTGCCGAAGTCGCCCTGGCCAAGAAGATCGAGACCTGCGTCTTCGATCGTAATGGATACATCTATCACGGCAAGGTCAAAGCCCTTGCCGACGGCGCCCGCGAAGGCGGGCTGAAATTCTAGTCAGCTAGGAAAGTAAAATGGAACAAAATGAAAGTGGATTGATTGAAAAAATCGTCTACCTCAATCGCGTCGCCAAGGTTGTCAAAGGTGGCCGCCGTTTCAGCTTCAGCTGCCTGGTGGTCGTCGGTGACGGTGAAGGTGGAGTCGGATACGGGCTGGGCAAGGCCAATGAAGTGCCTGAAGCCATTCGCAAGGCGTCCGAGCGCGCCAAGAAGAACATGATCAATGTTCCTCTGCTGGATGGAACCCTTCCGTATGAGGTTCTGGGGCACTTCGGTGCAGGCCGCGTCATGCTCAAGCCTGCAAGCCGTGGTACCGGTATTATCGCCGGTGGTCCCGTTCGTGCGATCATGGAAGCCGTAGGCGTCCATGACATCCTGACCAAAGCTATCGGCACCAATAATCCGCACAACGTGCTGCGTGCCACCATGGCTGGTCTGGAATCCCTGCGGAGTGCAGAACAAGTGTCCGCCCTGCGTGGCGTTCCGGTTTCCACTCCCAGAAAGTAAAGGATATCGCCGTGATTAAAGTAAAACAGATAAAAAGCAAGATTGCGTGCAAGCCCGACCAGGTCAAGACCCTGGCAGCTCTGGGTCTGCACAAGATCAATCATGTTAAAGAGCACGATGACAATCCTGTCATCCGTGGCATGATCTATAAGGTCAGACACCTGGTGGAGGTTATCGAATCATGAGACTTCATGAACTCTACGCCTTCCCGGAAGAATACAAGAATCGCAAGCGCATAGGCCGTGGCTCCGGCTCCGGCACCGGCAAGACCGCCGGTAAGGGTCATAAGGGGCAGAACGCCCGTGCCGGTGGCGGGGTCCGCCCCGGTTTCGAGGGTGGCCAGATGCCCCTTGCCCGTCGTCTGCCCAAGCGCGGTTTCAAGAACCTCTTCCGCGAAGAATACGAAGCCGTGAACGTGGGTCGTCTGATTGCCATGTTTGAAGGCAAGGACGAAATCACCCTGGCCGACATGTATGATCGTGGCGTTGTCAAGAAAGGCGCTGCGGTCAAGATCCTCGGTACTGGTGATGTCTTGAAGGCTGTGACCATCGAAGCGCATCGCTTCAGTGTGACCGCTGCTGACAAGATTGCTAAGGCCGGTGGTACCGCCAAGGCCCTTGAGGCTTAACTCTCTATAGTTCGGAAGGGTACTTAGACGATGTCAGGAGTTGATAATATTGCCCGGTTGCCGGAGTTGCGTAACAAGCTGCTCTGGACGTTCGCACTGCTCGCTGTCTACCGGATGGGCATTCACATACCTATTCCCGGCGTCGATAGTGCTGCGCTTACTGAGTTTTTTGCTCAGGCGCAAAACACCCTCTTCGGCGTATTTGACATGTTCTCGGGCGGTGGACTCAGCAAAATGTCCATCTTCGCTCTGGGTATCATGCCGTACATATCGGCCTCGATCATCCTTCAGCTTCTGACTGTGGTCAGCCCTGAGCTGAAACGTCTTCAGAAAGAAGAAGGCGAGGCCGGACGCAAGAAGATCACCCAGTACACCAGGTACGGGACAGTGCTCATTACCATCGTGCAGGGCTTTGCCATTGCCACGGGTCTTGAGTCCATGAGCAGCCCCACGGGCGCGCCCATGGTGCTGTTCTCCGGCATAGGATTCAAGGTGATGACCATCTTGACCCTGACCGCCGGAACCGTCTTCCTGATGTGGCTGGGCGAACAAATGACTGAAAAAGGGATCGGAAACGGTATCTCGCTCATCATCTACGCAGGTATCATCGCAGGCCTTCCCGCTGCCGTGATCAACACAGTGCAGCTGATGACCGTGGGCGAGATCACCCTGTTCATCCTGCTCTTTCTCCTTATCGTGATGGTCGCCACCCTGGCGTTTATCGTGTTCATGGAGCGGGGGCAGCGTCGGATTCCGATCCATTATGCCAAGCGTCAGCAGGGCCGACGCATGTTCGGCGGGCAGACCACACATCTGCCGCTCAAGATCAACACCGCCGGTGTTATTCCGCCGATCTTTGCATCAAGCATCCTGATGTTCCCTGCAACGCTCGCTCAGTTCTCGAACAACGAGTATCTGCAGGACTTCTCGTCCATGATGAGTCCTGATACCATTTTGTACAATATATTGTTCATAGGTATCATTATCTTCTTCTGCTATTTCTACACGGCGATCATGTTTGATCCCAAGGGAATTGCGGAGAATATTCAGAAGCAGGGCGGCTTCATCCCGGGCATCCGTCCGGGCAACAGCACCCGCGAATACATTGATAAGGTTCTGGCCCGCATCACCCTGTGGGGCGCCTTCTATGTGTCTGCGGTCTGTGTGCTGCCCATGATTCTGATCAGCAAGTTCAGCGTACCGTTTTACTTCGGCGGCACTTCGTTGCTGATCGTTGTCGGCGTTGCCATGGACTTCATGGGACAGATCGAGTCCTACATGATCTCTCGTCAGTACGAGGGCTTGATGGGCAAAGGCAACAAGCTGAAAGGCAGGCGCTAGTCTTGAAAAAGTTCAGGGGCGTCTTCCTTAAGAACGATAAAGAGATTGGCCTCATACGTGA
This sequence is a window from Pseudodesulfovibrio sp. S3. Protein-coding genes within it:
- the rpsS gene encoding 30S ribosomal protein S19, which produces MPRSLKKGPFLDGHLIKKIQVAAENQDRRVIKTWSRRSTIVPEMVGMTFAVHNGRKFIPVFVTENMVGHKLGEFSPTRTYFGHVADKKK
- the rplV gene encoding 50S ribosomal protein L22 produces the protein MEAKAVAKFIRVSPRKTRIVADIIKGKNVEDALNILRFTPKKSAEILRKVLYSAVSNAEQMPGVDVDSLIVDTVMVNEGPTWKRIQPRAMGRAYRIRKRTSHITIVVKEQ
- the rpsC gene encoding 30S ribosomal protein S3, with amino-acid sequence MGQKVHPYGFRLGYNKNWLSRWYSKKDYPAFVLQDDQVRKFVKKKLFQAGVSRIEIERAGGKIRLIIHTARPGIVIGRKGVEIEKLREELRNKFQTEFTIEVNEIRRPEVEAQLVAESIAQQLERRIAFRRAMKRTVGLARKFGAEGIKVACAGRLAGAEIARGEWYRDGRVPLHTLRADIDYGFAEAATTYGVIGVKVWIFKGEILDKEVQQ
- the rplP gene encoding 50S ribosomal protein L16, producing MLAPKRVKFRKRQKGRLRGKAQRGNIVSFGDIGLKALEHGKITNQQIESARVAIMRHIKRGGKVWIRIFPDFPVTSKPAEVRMGKGKGAPDGWVAPVKPGRIMYEVKGVDIELAKEALKRASYKLPIKTSIVVKEGL
- the rpmC gene encoding 50S ribosomal protein L29, which gives rise to MTSKELRELDDAKLTEKLSESQKELFSMRFKHATAQLENTTALSGVKKTIARILTIQRERQGA
- the rpsQ gene encoding 30S ribosomal protein S17, with amino-acid sequence MAEFKYQGNKRVLTGLVISDKADKTIVVRVETLVKHPLLKKYIRRRKKFMAHDPANDCGVGDKVQIVESRPISRRKRWHLVQILEKAV
- the rplN gene encoding 50S ribosomal protein L14 translates to MIQVESRLDVADNSGAKQVLCIKVLGGSKRRYASVGDIIVVSIKEAMPHSKVKKGSVMKAVVVRTKKELGRPDGSFIKFDNNSAVLLNNNMEPVGTRIFGPVARELRAAGFMKIVSLAPEVL
- the rplX gene encoding 50S ribosomal protein L24 → MMKTKIRKDDKVMVIAGKDKGKIGKVLKILKKQDKVLVEKVNMVQRHTKANPYAQQPGGIIEKEAPIHVSNVAVVCDACTKPTRVGYKKTEDGKKVRFCKKCNETFK
- the rplE gene encoding 50S ribosomal protein L5, whose product is MTRLEKEYNEKVVPELQKEYGYSSSMEIPRLVKISLNIGLGEASQNSKLIDAAAAELTAIAGQKAVVTLAKKSIAQFKLREGMPVGTRVTLRGDAMWDFYDKLVSFALPRVRDFRGVPDRGFDGRGNFTMGIKEHTIFPELDIDKVELVKGMNVTVCTTAKTDKEGKTLLDLLGMPFKK
- a CDS encoding type Z 30S ribosomal protein S14, whose product is MAKTSLRVKARRTPKFKVRGYNRCPICGRPRAFLRHYGICRICFRNKALAGELPGVRKASW
- the rpsH gene encoding 30S ribosomal protein S8, with the protein product MAVVDPVADMLTRIRNAYGAYHTDVAVPVSKMKSSIAGILKEEGYITDYAVEDRDISITLKYTDGKPIVTGLKKVSKPGRRVYVGASDIPRVQNGIGICIVSTSKGLLEGAKAKEANVGGELLCEIW
- the rplF gene encoding 50S ribosomal protein L6, which gives rise to MSRIGKNPIDIPSGVEVSVGASEIQVKGPKGTLNTPVDPAVEYKIEDGKVYVSRVDDSREARGQHGLRRSLLANCVDGVTKGFAKTLEVIGVGYKVSVQGQKVVLNVGFSHPVEFDLPAGLAAKAEGSKLTIEGIDKQLVGEIAAQIRRVRPPEPYKGKGIKYIDELIRRKAGKSGK
- the rplR gene encoding 50S ribosomal protein L18, whose translation is MSKSKNEQRLRRKPRIRKKISGTEARPRLVVYRSNQHLYAQLVDDVNGVTLASASTQVLNKDGETLKANKDSATKVGKAIAEVALAKKIETCVFDRNGYIYHGKVKALADGAREGGLKF
- the rpsE gene encoding 30S ribosomal protein S5 translates to MEQNESGLIEKIVYLNRVAKVVKGGRRFSFSCLVVVGDGEGGVGYGLGKANEVPEAIRKASERAKKNMINVPLLDGTLPYEVLGHFGAGRVMLKPASRGTGIIAGGPVRAIMEAVGVHDILTKAIGTNNPHNVLRATMAGLESLRSAEQVSALRGVPVSTPRK
- the rpmD gene encoding 50S ribosomal protein L30, coding for MIKVKQIKSKIACKPDQVKTLAALGLHKINHVKEHDDNPVIRGMIYKVRHLVEVIES
- the rplO gene encoding 50S ribosomal protein L15 produces the protein MRLHELYAFPEEYKNRKRIGRGSGSGTGKTAGKGHKGQNARAGGGVRPGFEGGQMPLARRLPKRGFKNLFREEYEAVNVGRLIAMFEGKDEITLADMYDRGVVKKGAAVKILGTGDVLKAVTIEAHRFSVTAADKIAKAGGTAKALEA
- the secY gene encoding preprotein translocase subunit SecY yields the protein MSGVDNIARLPELRNKLLWTFALLAVYRMGIHIPIPGVDSAALTEFFAQAQNTLFGVFDMFSGGGLSKMSIFALGIMPYISASIILQLLTVVSPELKRLQKEEGEAGRKKITQYTRYGTVLITIVQGFAIATGLESMSSPTGAPMVLFSGIGFKVMTILTLTAGTVFLMWLGEQMTEKGIGNGISLIIYAGIIAGLPAAVINTVQLMTVGEITLFILLFLLIVMVATLAFIVFMERGQRRIPIHYAKRQQGRRMFGGQTTHLPLKINTAGVIPPIFASSILMFPATLAQFSNNEYLQDFSSMMSPDTILYNILFIGIIIFFCYFYTAIMFDPKGIAENIQKQGGFIPGIRPGNSTREYIDKVLARITLWGAFYVSAVCVLPMILISKFSVPFYFGGTSLLIVVGVAMDFMGQIESYMISRQYEGLMGKGNKLKGRR